GACGAGTGTTATTTCGTTCAGTTTGAATAACTCTTTTGAAATGAAGCTTAAATCCAAGAGTGATACCGCAGCAGCACAGTTTACAAAAGTTTCGCTGCTGGATAATTTAAGTTTGGGAGGTAGTTATAACTTATTGGCCGATTCCTTGAATTTGTCCAATATTACTGTCAATGCCAACGCCCGTGTCGGTAGGAATTTAAATCTTAACTTTAATGCCAACCTGGATCCTTATGCCTACATCGCCGATCCGGTTTACAGAACCAATACGACGGGGATAAGAGTAAACCAGTATGCCATCAGCAAAGGACAAGGACTGGCGAATTTGCAAAACCTTGGATTCACATTGGGGACAAGTTTTTCTCCAAAGAAATCAGATAAAACGAAACCGGCCGCTACAACGACAGGATTACCTGACGCCAACGTTACCGAAGAGCAGCGCGAATTTATTAGACGTAATGCAGATATGTATGTTGATTTTAATGTGCCCTGGAATTTATCGATCAATTATAACTTTGGATTAACCAAACCAGGTTTATCCAATGCTACATTGATTCAGGCAATTAATGCAACAGGTGATTTAAGTCTATCGACGAATTTCAAAATCAGCGTGACAACCGGTTTTGATTTTACAGCCTTCAAACCTACGATAACAACTTTGACCCTTTATCGTGATCTTCACTGCTGGGATATGAGTTTCAGCTGGACGCCTTTCGCCGGAAGTGCTTCGCGTGTAAGTAATTACAATTTTATTCTGAAAGTTAAATCAAGTATTCTTCAGGATTTAAAACTGACCCGGAGAAGGTCGTTCCAGGATAGAGCAGCGTACTAGCTTATAAGCTGATAGCTATTGTCCGTTAGCTTTCGTTGGTGAATTTGTTACTTTTATTGACCAAATATTAGATTATTTTCACTTCGACTCAAAACAGAAAAGCCGACCTTGTGGGCCGGCTTTTGCATAATGTTTTTTGAGATAAATTACTTTGATGAAGCTTTTGCTGCTTCTTTTGCAACAACTTCTCCGTTAAGATATAAAGTAATAGATCCGCCTTCTGTGTTACTGAAAACAGTTACAGGCTTGTTGAAAGAACCGGCCGCAGCAGCGTTAAATGTTGCTTTAATGATACCTGTTTTTCCTGGCAATACAGGTGCTTTTGACCATACCGGAGTAGTACATCCGCATGAAACCGTTACGTTTGAAATCACAACAGGATCAGTACCTGTGTTCGTGAAAACAAATTCGTTTGTAACCGGTGTACCCTGAGGAACTTTACCAAACTTGTGTGTTTCTTCTTTGAATTTCAAAACACCTTTTTGTGCAAAACTGACAGTGGTTAAACCAACTAGTAAAACCAACGCGGAAAAGAATACTTTCATAGTTGTAGTGGTAACGTTTTTGTGTAAAATTGATTTAAATAACAAGATTAAAGTATAAAAACGAAATTTAGTAAACATTAACTTATGTTAACAATGCTTTTAAACTTATTATGATTCATTGTTATGATTATTATTTTCCTGCATAATTTTGGCGTGCATTATAAAAAAATGTAACTTAACTACGGTTTCAACCCGTAACGTTTGCTTATGCTTCTAAATGATAGTTTGACCGGTTCCAGTGTTTTGAATAAAGAAAATATAACAGACGATTATCGCCTGGCTTGTGAAAGTCGGCAAGTCAGCTTATTGGGGAGAAAAGATACCATGGGAGGCCGGTCCAAATTTGGAATTTTTGGAGATGGAAAAGAAGTAGTGCAAATTGCTCTGGCCAGAGCATTCAAACTAGGTGATTTTCGCTCAGGCTATTACAGGGACCAAACCATTGAAGCTGCGCTGGGGAATTTAACATGGCAGCAATTTTTCGCTCAAATGTACGCCCACGCTGACCTGGAACATGAACCGCATACAGGCGGAAGATCCATGAACGGACATTTTTCAACCCGTTGGTTGGATGAAAACGGAAAGTGGCTGGACCAGACAAAATTATATAATTCAGTTTGTGATATTTCGCCAACAGCCGGCCAAATTCCCCGCTCGGTTGGTTTGGCTTACGCTTCGAAACTTTACAGAGAAAATAAAGAAATCCAATACTTAGATACGTTTTCAAACAAAGGAAACGAAATTGTTTTCGGGACAATCGGTGATGCATCGACTTCACAGGGCATGTTTTGGGAATCGATGAATGCTGCCGGTGTTTTGCAGATTCCCTTGCTAATGTCTGTCTGGGATGATGGCTATGGAATTTCGGTTCCGGTGGAGTATCAAACAACAAAATCCAGCATTTCAAAAGCACTCGGAGGATTACAGCGCAATGAAGAAGAAACCGGGGTTGAAATCATTACCGTAAATGGCTGGGATTATCCTGCACTTATTGAAACTTATCAAAAAGCGGCTGACCTATGCCGGAATGAACAGGTTCCTGTACTTATTCACGTTACAGAACTTACGCAGCCACAAGGACATTCATCATCAGGATCACATGAAAGATATAAATCCAAACCACGACTCCAGTGGGAAAATGAGCGGGACTGCAATCTGCGTTTCCGCGACTGGATCTTAAATAATGGTTATGCAACGGACGAAGAGTTAGAAAAAATCGAAGCCGATGCAAAAGAAACAGCCCGAGATGCCCGTAACCGGGCCTGGAAAGCTTACCGAAAGGATCTCGATAAAGAACATCTTAAAACCGTAGAACTAATTCAGAAAACGGCAAAAGAAAGTATTTTTTCAGAAGAATTATCAGCAATTGCTACGGAACTGAGCAAAACATATTATCCGGTTCGCCGGGACAATGCGGTTAGTGTCCGCAAAGCGCTTCGACTTATACGGAATGAAAATACGCCTTCCCGCGTGGTCTTGCAGGAATGGCTTCAAAATACACTGAAAGAAAACGCTATTCGCTACAATTCCCAGCTTTACAGCGAATCTGATGAATCTCCACTGCTGGTTGAACCGGTAAATCCTGTATTTTCTGATGATAGTATAACGGTCGATGGCCGTGAAGTTATTCGCTCTTATTTCAACGCATTATTTGCACAGGATCCACGCGTGGTGGCTATTGGTGAAGATGTCGGGATGATTGGTGATGTGAATCAGGGTTTAGCCGGATTGCAGGAAAAATATGGAGAACTTCGGATAACTGATACAGGAATTCGCGAAACGACGATTATCGGACAAGGAATCGGAATGGCCATGAGAGGTTTACGTCCAATCGTTGAAATCCAGTATTTTGACTATATCTATTACGCTCTCGCCACGCTTACCGATGACCTTGCAAGTCTGCGTTACAGAACCGCTGGCGGACAAAAAGCACCGTTAATTATTCGCACCCGCGGGCATCGTCTGGAAGGAATCTGGCATTCAGGTTCTCCTATGGGGACAATGTTGAGCAGCGTTCGCGGTATGCATATTGTTGTTCCAAGAAATTTTACGCAGGCTGCCGGTTTATATAATACTTTAATAAAAGGCGATGATCCGGCACTTGTTGTTGAACCGCTAAACGCTTACCGTCAGAAAGAATTACTGGCCGATAATATCGGAGAAATATGCATTCCACTTGGCCAGCCGGAAATTTTGAAAGAAGGAAAAGATGTCACCATCGTTACTTATGGCTCCATGTGCCGTATAGTGATGGAGGCAGCAACACAATTACATAATCTGGGAATTGAGGTCGAGGTAATTGATGTGCAGACATTATTACCATTTGATGTTGATCACCGGATTCTGGAATCAATCAAGAAAACGAACAGAGTGATTTTTGCAGATGAAGATGTACCGGGAAGTGCCTCGGCCTTTATGATGCAGCAGGTTTTGGAAGCGCAAAATGCTTACCGCTGGCTTGATTCGTCCCCTGTTACGATTTCAGCTAAACCACATCGTCCTCCTTATGGTTCTGATGGAGATTATTTCACCAAACCGAATATGGATGATGTGATTGAAGTAGCATACAAAATTATGCAGGAAACCGATCCAAATCATTTCCCTGCTTTGTATTAGCAGATTGATTTAAGTTACCTGTCTGAAATTTATTAGTTGATTTAATAAATGAAGACATGTATAAAAGTTTTGGAAAAAGATTTTTTGATATCATATCAGTGGCGACGGGATTAATAATCCTGTCTCCGCTTTTTCTTTTTCTGACACTTCTTTTATGCTTTTTTAATAAAGGAAAACCCTTCTTTTTTCAATCCCGCCCTGGTTTATTCTGCAAGATTTTTATGATTGTAAAATTCAAAACAATGCTTGACTCAAACGATCCAAGTATGGATCAGTTACCTGATCAGGATAGAATAACACGAGTCGGAAAATTTCTGCGAAGAACTTCCCTGGACGAAATTCCGCAGCTTTGGAATGTATTGAAAGGAGAAATGAGTTTAGTTGGGCCGAGGCCATTGCTAATAGAATATTTGTCAGGATATGATCAAAATCAACTTCGCCGTCATGATGTAAAACCCGGAATTACCGGTTGGGCGCAAATCAATGGGCGTAATGAAATAAGTTGGGAAGAGAAATTTAAATATGATTTGTATTATGTTGATAATCTGTCACTAAAACTTGATTCAAAAATTTTTTTGATAACATTAATAAAATTGATTTCTCGGAGAAACCGTACATTTTACTCCAATAAAATGATGGAAAAATTTACCGGATCTTCATCTTTGATTAAATAATTGCTGACATAACACACACTTTAAAAATGATCATATACGGTTCTGGCGGACACGCCAAGGTTATAATTTCCTGTATTGTTGCCAATCGTGACAAGGTTGATTTGATCTTTGACGATATTCCAGGCAGGAAAGAAATCTATGGAATGACAGTTTCAGGATTTTACAATTCAGATATTTTGCCCGATCAAAAACTGATTATCGCAATTGGCGATAATTCGGTCAGAAGAAAGATTTCAAATCAGGTAAAACATCCTTTTGGAATAACAATCCACCCTTCCTGCATTATTGACAAAACTGTAAAACTTGGAGAAGGAACTGTTGTTTTACACAACGCTGTCATCCAGGCCGATGCCATTATTGGCCGACATGTAATTATTAATACATCTGTTTCGGTTGATCACGATTGTGTGATCAGTGATTTCGTTCATCTCGCACCCGGTGTAATTCTGTCTGGAAATGTTTATGTTGGAGAAAATACATTAGTTGGAGTGGGAAGTATTATTGCGCCTGGTCTAACGATTGGAAAAAATTGTTTTATAGCAGCCGGTAGTGTTGTTACGAAAGATATTCCGGATGGAACGATGGTGCGTGGAAATCCTGCCAAGATAATTTCTTACCATTTATGAAAAAGATCTGGCTATCTCCGCCACATATGAGTGGACAGGAAATAAAATATATTCAGGAGGCATTTGATTCAAACTGGATTGCACCGCTGGGGCCGAATGTTGATGCTTTCGAGCAGGAACTTGCAAGATACGTTGGTATTAATGAGGCTGTGGCGCTTTCCTCAGGTACGGCAGCTCTACATCTTGCACTGATTATGGCTGGTGTAGGACCAGGTGATATTGTCATTTGTCCAACCTTTACATTTGCCGCCAGTGCTAATCCAATTGTTTATCTCAAAGCAACACCTGTTTTTATTGACAGTGAAAATTTAACCTGGAATATATGTCCTAACATTTTAGAAGAAACCATTAAGTATTATGTAAAAAAAGGCAAAAAACCGAAGGCAATAATAGGCGTGCATATTTACGGGATGCCCGTTCAATTGAATGAAATATTATTCCTCTGTGAAAAATATGAAATCCCGCTTGTTGAAGATGCCGCCGAAGCATTAAGATCTTCCTACCATGGCAAAAAGCTGGGCTCATTTGGGAAAATGAGTATTATTTCTTTCAACGGAAATAAAATTATTACGACATCCGGTGGTGGTGCTTTACTATCAGATGATCCGGTTATAATAAAAAAAGCAAAGTTTCTGGCTTCACAAGCGAAAGACGACGCGCCGCATTACCAACATTCAGAAATTGGCTATAATTATCGTCTCAGTAATATTTGTGCAGGAATTGGCAGAGCGCAGCTTGATGTAATTGATGAACGTGTAAAAAGCAGACGGGCTAATTTTGAATTTTACAAAAAAGAGCTGGGAAAATTCCCTGGTATTTCTTTTCAGAATGAACCACCAGGTTTTATTTCTAATCGTTGGCTGACTTGTATTTTACTTGATTCGAAAATATCAAAGGAAATAAATGCTGATAAAATCCGGTTGTATCTAAAAACAAAAAATATTGAATCACGGCCCTTGTGGAAACCATTGCATTTACAGCCGGTTTTTAAAGATGCTCCGTATTTTGGAGGAAATTTAGCGGGAGACCTTTTTGAAAAAGGACTTTGTTTACCTTCAGGATCTGCTCTAAGCGATGTAGATTTATTATTTATTTCTAAAAATATCGGTGACGTATTTCATATAGCATTAAAAAGCCTTCCGATTGGATAATTCGGAAGGCTTTCTTTTCTTGTTGAAATTACTTACAATACTTCAACATCAAAGGATATAGGTGAATATGGATAGATGTAATAAATTCCAGAAGCCTGCACACCGGCTTTTCCATAACCAATTGCTGATGGAAAGACAATTGTAGCTTTTTCTCCTTTACGCAATTTCCGTATTGCGCGATCAAAACCAATAACAGGTCCTCCAGTCATTCCACCAGTACCAGTGGTAAAGGAATAGGGTTTATCTCCATTATCAAATGTCGCACCAGTTAACAGTTTGCCTTTATAAGATATATTAACAATTTTTCCAGTTCCTATCGAATCTCCCGTTACCGTATTTGTTCTCGCAATTACCAGATTATCAGTAGTCCTTTCGGAAACAGTCAGTTTATTCGCTGCAATAAAATCGTCTATCTGCTGCACTTCCGAACGGCTATTAACCACCTCGATATTCATTTTAATCACAGAATATGCAGGAATATTATCAGACGAATAAGAACCAAAAGCAAGATAGAATGGCATAAATAGCGTAGCAGATTCTCCCACACGCAGAATATTCAGCGCACGTTCCATTCCTCCAAGCAAAAATCCCAGGTTGTAAGGACGTACAAAAGGAATTTTATCCGTATTTACAGAAGAAGCCACCAATCTTCCATCCAAAGTATAACCATTAAAATTTAGTCGTACACCTTCCTCAGCTTTTGGCTTCGCTCCGGCAGGATTCGCCTTTCTCAACACATAATACATTCCTGATGAATCTTTGGTAGCTGTAATAGAACTGTCAGCCAGATATTTTTCTATTGATTGCTGATTCTCAACTGCCTTTGCTTCATCGTCATATTCCATCCCTTTGTTACAAGATATCATCCCGACAAGCCCAGCCAACATCACGCCCAGTGTTAAAAATTTACTCTTCATTTCGTTCCTTTTAATGTTTTTCAAAATAGGTTATTCATTAATATTTTTCCAATCTTACTTATCAGACCTTATGAGAGACCAAAAGGTTGGAACAATTATTAAAAAAATTTAAATTTTAAGTTTCTCGTAGTACAGACAAAATGAAGTTAGCGGGCAAATATTACACTTTGGTGTTCGCGCCAGACAAATGTAACGTCCATGTAAAATAAGCCAGTGATGAGCTTTGGGCACCAGTTCTGTTGGAATATGGCGCATTAAACCTTTTTCCACAGCAAGCGGTGTTGTAGCGGTAGAAGGTACCAATCCTAACCGTCTTGAAACCCGAAAAACGTGTGTATCAACAGCCATAGCCGGCTGGTTGAAAATAACGGATGCAATAACATTGGCCGTTTTCCGGCCGACACCCGGAAGCTCCTGTAATTCAGGAATTGAAGCCGGAATTTGTGACTCAAACTTATCGACGAGCATTCTCGCCATACCAACAAGGTGTTTACTTTTATTATTGGGATAAGAAACGGAGCGGATATAAGTAAAAACTTCTTCTGAATTTGATGCCGCCAAAGATTCCGGGTCAGGAAAGCGGTTAAAAAGTGCCGGAGTGACCTGATTAATCCGCTTGTCTGTACATTGGGCAGATAAAATAACGGCAATCAGCAATTCAAAAGGATTGGTATAGTGAAGCTCAGTTTCAGGTTCCGGGAAATTTGTGGTGAAATATGCTAAAAATAATTGAAAACGCTCTTTTCTGTTCATAAACCTGACCAAACATGATGATAATTGTTCAACAAGACTAAACAAAGCTAGCCGTTGACAAAATTAATAATAAAGGACCAATGCCCTCTTATCTAAAAATTTGGGATGATAATAATTATTCTAAACCAGTGAAGAATTCGGCTGATCAGGCAGACATGATATAAGACACAGGAAAATATGGCTTCCTCTTACAAAAAAGGAAACGACAGGTTAAGTCTGTCTGATAAAAATATCAGACAGACTTAAAAACAAAAAACAATCTATTGAGCTTCCTAACAAGAGAGAGCAATAGATTGTTTTGATGTTTTTTGCCGTGAATAATGAATAATTTTCTGGACAGAACGATCCGAAGGGATTCGGACAATTTTGTTCATCTGTTCCTTTATTTCCAAAGAATCCAGATAAAAATTCATTAAATCATCGTCAAGCGCTAGCGCTTCAACGATCTGGTCATTTTCAGTTTGAGTTGTTTCGGCATATAAATACCTAATAACATCATCGTAGGTAAAAGTTTTTGTCATATTGCGGGGTACGTTGGCTGAATTGCTTGCGCAAATTTATCAACGCGTAACGCATCCTTCCCAATGCCGTATTAATACTCACACCTGTTGCATCAGCAATTTCCTGAAAACTCATGTCCTCATAATGGCGCATGATCAGAACCTGCTTCTGTACATCCGGCAACCGTTGGATCATCTCCCTCAGCTGCTCGTGCGTTTCTTGCCGAATCTGGATTGATTCAACGGAATCCTCCGCGAAATCCAGTGTATTAAATACGCTGCTTCCATCTTCGAACACTACATTGGGGTAGCGTTTATCGCGTCTGAAATAATCAATGGCTAGGTTGTGTGCGATCCGTATAATCCATGGCAAAAATTTACCTTCGTCATTATATCTGCCTGACTTTATTGTGTCAACTGCCTTTATAAATGTGTCCTGTAATAAATCCTCGGCTACATATTGGTCCTTGACAATCAGGTAAATAGTCGTGTAAATTCTTGACTTATGGCGCTGAACAAGCTTTTCAAAGGCTTTCTCATTACCACGAATATACAATGTTACCAACTCACTGTCGCTAACTTGGACTTTCTCCATTTTACTATTCGATTTAGTTAACGTAGAGCAGTTCGTCTATATTGTTTCTCCTTTCTTTAGTAAGTGTGAAAATGAAGTAAATTTGGTAGTTTTTGAATTATATTAATCAAAGAAATAGATTTGGCAATTGATTTGCAAATGTTTGCACTCCTTTTTTTTCTAATTTAATTCTAATTAACACATATTAACAAGTAAATAACACAACTGCCCGTTTTTACCACAATTTTGTTACGTCTATACCTATTAGTGCAAATAATTGAACATATCAAATAATATACGATAGATTATAGGACTTTGGATCGAATTATGAAAAATTTGTTAAAAGTATTCGGACCAAAATTTTGAATTTTATCTGAGAACAAACAATAATTTTAGAGCATGAAATACAAGCATCTTTTTTTTGACCTCGATCACACATTATGGGATTTTGAGAAGAATTCTTCTGAGTCTCTTGAAGATATTTATTATAATTCTGACCTGAAACAGCATGGTGTATCCTCCATGGAAAATTTTATTCAGTCATTTTTAAGAATTAATACGGCACTTTGGGATGCTTTTGACAGAGGAACTTTGCACCATGCCTATATACGTGAAAACCGTTTCAAAATGGTTTTTGAAGAACTGGGTGTAGATTGTCCACCTAATCACGTAGAAATTGGAGAAATCTATCTGAATACGCTTCCGGAAAAAAAACATTTACTTGAAGGCGCTCTTGATATTCTGGATTACGTAACAGAAAAAGGTTACGAAGTTCACATCGTAACCAACGGCTTTAATGACATCCAGGCAAAAAAGATTTCAAGCTCCGGTATTTCTCACTTTTTCAAAAACGTAATAACTTTTGAAAATGCCAATGCGAAAAAGCCCGATCCGAAAATTTTCGCTTATGCGCTGGAAATGGCTAATGCATCTCCGGAAGAAAGTATTATGATAGGAGACAACTGGATTGCCGATGTTATGGGCGCAAAACAATTTGGCCTGGATACGGTTTATCTAAATCCTGCTGGACTTTCTTTTGACGAATCTCCAACTTATGATATTCGTCGCCTCGAAGAATTGAAATTAATCTTTTAATTACTTGACGTCGTCCGCTTCGAAGAAATTGATTTTTAATTCGCGGAGATAACTTTTAATTACATCAACATGAACACACTGACCAACATTAAGAAAAGGAAAGTTTGACACTCTTTTTCTATGCCCGTCAGTGATTACTTCCCGATTAACCTGGTCAAATCCCAGGTGCAGGTGTCTTGTCGCACTTTGCATACCATAAATGACGCCATTACGGTCAAATAGCGGGCCCCCGCTCTGTCCTCTTAATCCCGGAGTACTCATTTCTATACCTACAATTGCATTGCTTTCTCCTATATGTCTGGTTATTATTCCGTCAATGGGAAAACTGGGTGTATTAACCCGTCCTTCCTTAATCCATTCAATATCATTTGTAGTTTTATTCAATTGATAATTGGTAAACTCAGGAAAAGGATAACCCAACCGGCAAAGATATCTACCCTGTTTGACTTCCCTGGTATCTTTTAGAAATGTTGCATGTCCCTGATAAAATTTGGTCTCATAATCCCTGAACTGAATTACCGCAAGATCTTGTGTCGGGTGTAAATTGATTGTCAGGCTTTTATAAGCATTGACACAATTTATAAAGTTGGAAAGAATCCTGATTGGTGTTTCAGAATTAATTTTATACTTGCCTTCCAGAAATTGTTTTTGAGTATCATAACCCGGATCACGTTCGAATCTTCTTAGCTCACCTTTAAATTTAAGGTAGTTTTCGTAAATCTGATTGGCATACAGGATTTGCCGGGCGATGTGACGACATGTGATTGCAAAACCATCTTCATTGATAAAAAATAATGTTCCGGTTCCGGGGATTATATCACTTCCTCCGTAATAACGTGCAATAAAATGAATAGGACGGGTGAACTGGTCGACCCTTTCAATGGCTTCAACAAACATAATAATAAGGGAGGTTAGGAATTTACTGAAGTTTGATTGGAATAATCGCTTCTGTTTGATCCCAGCTTAAAATCATGTTAACGCCAGAAGGCTGCTCTTCAAAGTAAATTTTAAATAATTCTTCAACCTTACGGTTAATTCTAATCGGGACATTTGCTTTCAGAAAATCCTGGCCGTCGTTATAATTTGTACCCCATTGACCTATTTCATTATTCAGAATTACCGTCCATTCTGATTGACCGGGAATGGTCCAGATTGAATATGTACCGGCTTTTACGGGTTTTCCTGCAAACACAATGCCTTCGCCAAATTTAATTGTGGTAGCTTCATTCGCTCCGGTTCTCCATACTTTTCCATACGGCACCAGTGCATTGTCCTGCTCCCTGCCAAAAATAAATCGTTTTTTCTTTGAAGGCCGGCTGTAATTCACTTCAACATCAATTCCTTTTTGATGAAATTCGGCGACAGCGGCAGGGCTGGATGATTTGGTATATCTTTTAAAACTAAAAAACCCAATGATTAAAAGGACAACAATTATGGAAAGGATCAGGAGAGGTTTTTTCATAGGAGTTAGGGGCAAACAATTCGGTAAAAGGTATAACTTACAGACAGCCGGATATAATAATAAGCATCCTTTCTGGACGGGTCACCTTGTTGAAGCTTGTCATTATTTTTCGGATCTCCACCAAGATTATCAATGTAATCGCTAAATGTTTTCCGCGATCCGTATTCCAGACCAATATTCCATGGCCGTTTAATCTGATATTTTATTCCGACACCGTAAGGGATGATAAATGTGTTGGTTTTATAATTATCAGTAACTACGTCCGGTTTAAATTTCGAATATCCAATACCGCCAAAAACATAAGGCGTCCAGTTTACGGCATAACGTTTTTCCTGATAGTCGAGAAAGTTGTATTCCGCTACTGTTGTGATCTCCGTAATCCTTGACCGGAATGACATATTTCTAATCTTTTGAAAAGGATCTTTGCTGTACTGATCCGAAGCACCAACCAGACCTGCGGCAACTTCTGCCTTAAGGGATAATGCTTGATTGGGATTGTATCTGAAAAATAAACTTCCAGCCGGTTTTACAAACCGGAATCTATACGATGGCGAAATATCACCTTTATAATTAAAAATGCCTAAGCCACCACCAACTTCAATTTTTTGGGCTTTGGTTTCAAGTCCCAGTAAAACCGAGCCGGTTAATACGAGAAGTTTCAGGAAAAATTTTACACTCAACTGTTTCAATGTATTTAATATTGATCTGTTTATTTCAAAGGTGGGCACTTGATCTGTGAAGGAATAATATAGTTGATGTGAACCGTTCCTATCAAATAATTATCTTTAAGATTAGGGCTCGTACCTCTTGCATAGCCAGCAGTTCCATAATTTTGCTGAACGACTGAAAATGGATCTTCTGTTTGAATATTGTAAGCAGTTTGCACAAATTGCTTAAGACCTTCTGTTCTGTCTACTCCTTTTTTGACAGTATATCTTTCTGTCGATTTATTTGCCATTGTAAGAGCAAGTGGATTATCGGCAAAAACAGCAGGATCAGCATAATTACCGGCAACATCATCAAGATAATCCGTGAAAGTTTTACGAAAACCAAGCTCTGCACCCATATCAAATCTGTCATTTATTTTATACCTGACACCAATTCCAAGCGGAATAGCAAATTGTATTAAAGAATATGGTTTGTCATAACCTGGTCTGCCTTGCCCTTCCGTTCCAAGAGATTGTAATTTCACCCAGTTACCATCAAAGGTATCCAGTGCCTTAGGATTATGTGCAACCACAGCTACCCCACCGAATAAATAAGCGCTAAACTGAGGCCTGCGATCGTAACTTCGATTGTCAGGAGTAAGTTTAAAAATTCCTTCCACGGCAAATTCTTTCAGATCATTGCGGAAACTAAGATTGCGGGCGTATCTTATGTTTGTCGGATCCTTTTTGTTCATTTTATAATCATCACCAGCAATTCTCGCATAAGTAAAAGAAGCTCTCGCCGCAAGTCGCGGTGTAAAATGTCTTGTATAATTTCCTGTTACACTCCATCTCATCATACCAAAAGTTGACCTTAATGGTGTTGTGTATGATGCCATATCACCATAATAATTTGAGGTTCCAACCCCGAATCCTACGGTTGAGTAAGGAATAAAAGTTCCACGTCTTACCTGTGCCTCAGTGTTGTAAGTAACAACCAATAATCCAAGCACCAGAAGAAATGACAGTCTTTTGCTTATCGGTCTCATTTTAAAAGTTTTAAACATTTTAGATCAATTTTTTGCAAAAATAGAACAGTTGTCGGTTTTCCTAAGGATATATCTCCTTTTCAACGTATTTCTATAAATTTTATTTGTAAGACAAGTATAATTTAAATTGAAGCAAAGCAGTCTTACTTTAATAGAGTACAGGCCAAAGTCATAAAAGTAACTTGGGAGCCATTATATTGTGCTCTTTCTCAATCAAAAATCATAAATTTACTATTATTGTATAATTGAAATGAGATCTTCCTAATGATTACCAGTAAAAACCTGA
The sequence above is drawn from the Dyadobacter subterraneus genome and encodes:
- the nth gene encoding endonuclease III, with amino-acid sequence MNRKERFQLFLAYFTTNFPEPETELHYTNPFELLIAVILSAQCTDKRINQVTPALFNRFPDPESLAASNSEEVFTYIRSVSYPNNKSKHLVGMARMLVDKFESQIPASIPELQELPGVGRKTANVIASVIFNQPAMAVDTHVFRVSRRLGLVPSTATTPLAVEKGLMRHIPTELVPKAHHWLILHGRYICLARTPKCNICPLTSFCLYYEKLKI
- a CDS encoding RNA polymerase sigma factor, whose protein sequence is MEKVQVSDSELVTLYIRGNEKAFEKLVQRHKSRIYTTIYLIVKDQYVAEDLLQDTFIKAVDTIKSGRYNDEGKFLPWIIRIAHNLAIDYFRRDKRYPNVVFEDGSSVFNTLDFAEDSVESIQIRQETHEQLREMIQRLPDVQKQVLIMRHYEDMSFQEIADATGVSINTALGRMRYALINLRKQFSQRTPQYDKNFYLR
- a CDS encoding YjjG family noncanonical pyrimidine nucleotidase — translated: MKYKHLFFDLDHTLWDFEKNSSESLEDIYYNSDLKQHGVSSMENFIQSFLRINTALWDAFDRGTLHHAYIRENRFKMVFEELGVDCPPNHVEIGEIYLNTLPEKKHLLEGALDILDYVTEKGYEVHIVTNGFNDIQAKKISSSGISHFFKNVITFENANAKKPDPKIFAYALEMANASPEESIMIGDNWIADVMGAKQFGLDTVYLNPAGLSFDESPTYDIRRLEELKLIF
- a CDS encoding S1 family peptidase; this translates as MFVEAIERVDQFTRPIHFIARYYGGSDIIPGTGTLFFINEDGFAITCRHIARQILYANQIYENYLKFKGELRRFERDPGYDTQKQFLEGKYKINSETPIRILSNFINCVNAYKSLTINLHPTQDLAVIQFRDYETKFYQGHATFLKDTREVKQGRYLCRLGYPFPEFTNYQLNKTTNDIEWIKEGRVNTPSFPIDGIITRHIGESNAIVGIEMSTPGLRGQSGGPLFDRNGVIYGMQSATRHLHLGFDQVNREVITDGHRKRVSNFPFLNVGQCVHVDVIKSYLRELKINFFEADDVK
- a CDS encoding DUF2911 domain-containing protein, which encodes MKKPLLILSIIVVLLIIGFFSFKRYTKSSSPAAVAEFHQKGIDVEVNYSRPSKKKRFIFGREQDNALVPYGKVWRTGANEATTIKFGEGIVFAGKPVKAGTYSIWTIPGQSEWTVILNNEIGQWGTNYNDGQDFLKANVPIRINRKVEELFKIYFEEQPSGVNMILSWDQTEAIIPIKLQ
- a CDS encoding DUF6089 family protein, with amino-acid sequence MKQLSVKFFLKLLVLTGSVLLGLETKAQKIEVGGGLGIFNYKGDISPSYRFRFVKPAGSLFFRYNPNQALSLKAEVAAGLVGASDQYSKDPFQKIRNMSFRSRITEITTVAEYNFLDYQEKRYAVNWTPYVFGGIGYSKFKPDVVTDNYKTNTFIIPYGVGIKYQIKRPWNIGLEYGSRKTFSDYIDNLGGDPKNNDKLQQGDPSRKDAYYYIRLSVSYTFYRIVCP
- a CDS encoding DUF6089 family protein; the protein is MRPISKRLSFLLVLGLLVVTYNTEAQVRRGTFIPYSTVGFGVGTSNYYGDMASYTTPLRSTFGMMRWSVTGNYTRHFTPRLAARASFTYARIAGDDYKMNKKDPTNIRYARNLSFRNDLKEFAVEGIFKLTPDNRSYDRRPQFSAYLFGGVAVVAHNPKALDTFDGNWVKLQSLGTEGQGRPGYDKPYSLIQFAIPLGIGVRYKINDRFDMGAELGFRKTFTDYLDDVAGNYADPAVFADNPLALTMANKSTERYTVKKGVDRTEGLKQFVQTAYNIQTEDPFSVVQQNYGTAGYARGTSPNLKDNYLIGTVHINYIIPSQIKCPPLK